In the Brevundimonas mediterranea genome, GCAAGACCATCGCCGTGACCGAGATCGAGACCCCGGAGGAGGGCGTGCTGCGCTACCGCGTAACCGGCCAGCTGTTCTTCGCCTCGGCCGATCTGTTCGCCGCCAGCTTCGAACACCACGGCCATCCCAAGCGCGTCGAGATCGACATGACCGACGCCCATCTGTGGGACCTGACCGGCGTCGCCGCCGTGGACAAGGTCGTCTTCCGCTATCGCCGCCAGGGCGCCCAGGTGGACGTCATCGGCATGAACCAGGCCGCCAGGACCCTGGTGGATCAGGTGGGCCGGTTCGAGAAGGAACACCTGCCGACGGCGGCGGCCCACTAAGGACGGCCTTGTGAAACAAGGGGTCTGTGAGGTCATGCAAAACGGCCCGCCCCGGAGCCAATGAAGGTTCGGAACGGGCCGTTTTCAGGCCTGCATCCAACCCGGACTTGGCCGCGCATACCGATGGTATATGGAGCGATTCGCGTCAAGCCCGATGAAGACTGATCAGGTCAATACGTCATATCCCTGATCTCAGCCCCAGGCTTCGACCGCCCCACGGCGGCGGACGGGCGCGGCGCTGGCCAACTGGGTGCGGGGCTCCGCCTCGGCCCGGCCGAACAGCCAACCCTGGCCGTATTCCACGCCGAGCGCCTTCAACTCGGTCACCACGCCTTCGGTCTCGATCATTTCAGCGATGGTCTCGAGCTTCATGGAACGGCACAGCTCCACGATATTGCGCAGCAAGTCGCGGCCCAATTCGTCCGTCTCGAGATCGCGCACCAGGGAGCCGTCGATCTTGACCGCATCGACCGTCAGCTTGCGGAGATAGTCGTAGGAAGCGGCGCCGGAGCCGAAGTCGTCGATACAGACCTTGATCCCGGTTTCGCGCAGGGCGGCCAGGCGGCGGTTGGCCGCCTCTATGTCGGCCAGGGCTGACGTCTCGGTGACCTCGACGATCAGGCGTTTGCGCTCTGCCGGCGATCCGGCGGTCATGTGCAGCAACTGTTCGACATAGGTGTCGTCGCCCAGGGAGGATCCGGAGACGTTGATCGCCATCTTCAGCAGGCCGGCGCCCGGCGCCCGCATGCGTTTCAGCACCTTTTCGGCGACGGCGAGATCGAAGGATTCGATCAAATCCAGCTCCTCGGCCATGCGGATGGCGTTGGCCGGGCCGTTGTTGTTGGAGCTGAACCGCGCCAGGGCCTCGAAATGGTGGACTGAGCGAGAGGCGAGATGAACGATGGGCTGGTAGTGGACCTGGAACTCACGCGACTTGACCACGCTGCGGAAGGCCTCGGCGTCGCGGAAGGTGCGTTTCAGCGAGTCCGAGAAAGCGATCTGCGGATTGGCCAGGCCGTCATCCTTGAGGCAGCCTTCGATGGCGAACCGCATCGCGCGCAACACGCAAAGGGTGTCGGCGCCTTTGGGAACGCTGGAGATGAAGGACTCGGCGCCCAGGTCCACGCCTTCCGCGCGGCCAGCCTCGACGATCTCGGCCGCCAGGTCACGCGTGTCGCCGCTGGGGCGCAGGACGGCGAAACGTTCAGGCGTGATCTGGGCGGCTGAGGAGCCCTGCGCGGCGGCGGACTGCAGCGTCGCCTCGATGCGGCGATACACCTTGTCGGCGACTTCGCCGCCGAGGCATTCGAGGCCTCTGATATCAAGAAAGGCCAGAGACAGGCCTGGGGCGCCCTCGACGATACAGGCCGCCTGAGCCAGAAATCCTTCCGCATCCGACAGGGGCGGGGTCTCGACGTCCGCCAGTGCGATGGCGGGACCTTCATAGGAGATCGAGCAGGATATGGCGGGGGCCAGCTGAGGCAGGATGAAGGCCCGGAGCGAGGCGCGTCGAACCCGGTCCGTTCCGACGCGGATCAGGATCTGTGTGGCGGGACTGCGCCCGCCCGGCTTGGTGGCCAGCAGAGTTTCGACGGCCCCTGCGCCTTCATGCAGGAAATCGAGCAGCGGCTTGCCGGTCCACAGGGCGCCGACATCCTGGCCCGGAGACGGTCCGGCCCCCAAGGCGAAGGCCACGGAGCCCTTGGCGTCGATCTCGACGAGCGCATCCGCAGATGCAAAGGCCAGACCCAGGAGGCGAGCAGTCATCGACATGCCGACAGCATGCATGGCGGCGCTTAAAAAATCGGCAACGGCGACAACGACCGCGGTTGTCGAAACGCGCCGAAGTCAGGCCTTGCGGTTGAAGGCGACGGCGCGACCATCGCCCTGTGCGGCGCGGCCGTCGGCGGCATAGGCCGAAGCGGGCGTGCGGGCGGCGGCGACCTCATGGGCGATGGCGCGCACCAGGCCTTCCGATATCTTCCGCGCCGCCTCGACTGCGCTGGCGTGGCGAGACAGAACGGCGTCAAAGGCGCGCGTGGCTTCGATCAACGCCATCCGATCAGTCGCCAGGCCGCCGCTGAGCAGGGCGGGATTGGCCTTCACATGGCCGGAGTCGCGACGATAGAGGTTGGCCATCTCCTGTGTCTCGGCCAGGCTGGCGGCGACGTCCTGGGGCCTGCCTTCTTCGAAGGCCCGCGTTTCGGCGGCCAGGCGATCCGTCAGGCGGCGCGTCAGGTCGAGCAACTGGCGGACGCGGGCGGTAGCGAGTTCGGCGTCGCTCATTGCGCGCCCTCCTGCATCTTCAGCATTTCGTTCATCACCGGCCCCGCCAGGCCGATGCCGCCCGCTGCGACCGTCTTCTTGGCCATCTCGTCCAGCAGGAAGCTGCGCCAGGTCGCTTCGCCCTGACCGCCGCCGAACAGGCCGTCGGTCGACAGGCCTTCGAACATCGGCTTCAGCATCTGCGACAGGAAGGACGCTTCGAAGGCCTCGGCGGTTTCCTTGATCTTGGCCTTGGTCGCATCGCCGACGCCGGCGGCCAGGCCCTGGACGGGGCGGATCAGGTCGGTAGGGACAGACAGGTCGGTCATCGTCACATCACCTCGATGTCGGCCTGCAGGGCGCCCGACGCCTTGATGGCCTGCAGGATGCTGATCATGTCGCGCGGGCTGACGCCCAGGGCGTTCAGGCCGTTGACCAGGGTGGACAGGCTGGTTCCACCGCCGACGATCCGCATCTGGGTGCCCAGATCCTCTTCGACGCTTACCTGGGAGTCGGGGATGACGGCGGTCTGGCCCTGGCTGAAGGGCGCAGGTTGACTGACGGACAGTTGTTCATCGACCGATATGGTCAGATTGCCCTGGGCGATGGCGACGCGCGAGATCCGCACCGCATCGCCCATGACGATGACGCCGTTGACCTCGTCGATGATCACCTTGGCCGGCGAATCGACCGTGACCGCCAGGTTCTCCACACGGCTGATGAAGCCCGCCATGCCCAGCTGGCCGGGGGCGCGCAGGGTGACGACCGTGCCGTTCTCGGCCAGGGCCGTGCCGGGATAGGCGGCGTTGACCACGGCGGCGACGCGTTGGGCCGTGGTGAAGTCGGGGTTGCGCAGGTTCAGGCGCACCTCGTTCATATTGGACATCTCGAACCCGGTCTCGCGCTCGACCGAGGCCCCCGAGGCGATGCGGCCGGCGGTCGGCACGCCGCGCGTCACCGACGAGCCTGAACCGCCGGAAGCCGAGACGGCGCCGGTCTGAACCGAACCCTGGGCGACCGCATAGACCTGGCCGTCCGCGCCCTGGAGGCTGGTGACGACCAGCGCCCCGCCCAGGAGGCTCTTGGCGTCGCACATGGATGACACATTGACGTCGATGCGCGAGCCGGGCGTGGCGAAGGCCGGCAGCTCGGCCGAGACCATGACGGCGGCCATGTTCTTGGTGTTGGCGTTGGCGCCGCGGATATTGACCCCGAGACGCTCGGTCATGCCTTCCAGCGATTGACGGGTGAAGGGGCAGTTGCGGAGCGAGTCGCCGGTTCCGTTCAGCCCCATGACCATGCCGTATCCGACCAGCTGGTTGCCGCGAACGCCCTCGACGGCGGCGATATCCTTGATTCGTGACTGGGCCAGGGCTGGAGACGCGACGAGGCCCAGCGCAGCAAAGGCGGTGAGAGGCGCGACAAGGCGGGCAAGCAGATTCTGCATCGGTCGGACGTCCCAAAGGCGTTTCATTCATTATGATGCGAAGATCGTGCCGTGGCTCAAGTTACTGAAATAACTGACTTCGTTCTGTGGTGAGAGCGGGAGCGGCGGCAGTTTTTGCCTGGGCGTTAACCAAAAGGTCATTCCGTTCGCCAAAGGGTGGCCTCATGAGACGGAGCCTCCGCCGATGAAGGTCACAGGGACTACGGGACCCAGCGCGCCGACGGGCGGCAAGCCTGCGCGCGCCAGCGCCGGATTTTCGCTAGGCCAGACCGGCGCGACCGCCGCGCCGTCCGCCGCCTCCGCCAGTGCGGCGACATCGGGGGTCAATGACGTCTCGGCCCTGATGGCGCTCCAGGGGATCGAGGGACCGCTGGAGAAGCGACGCCGCGCGGTGAAACGGGGCGCTGGTCTGCTGGACCGGCTGGACGAGATGAAGATGGCCCTGTTGTCCGGCGAGCCGGACGAGGCCGTGCTGCAGCAACTCTCCCGGACGTTGCGCGAGGATCGGCCCGATGACGGGGATGCAGGACTGAACGACCTGCTGGACCAGATCGACCTGAGAGCATCGGTGGAACTGGCCAAGGCGGAGATGCGCCGCCGCAGCTCCGAAAGCTGAAAGCTTCAGTATTTCAAATCGGAGCGCGAAAACTGCGCGCCAAATGTCACGCGGTTCAACGCTTCGCCTAATCATGATCACGGAATCGCGAACGCCGTTGCCGGGACTCGCGGACCCCACTATACGGCCCATACGCCACAGGGGGGCGTGCTTAGAGAGCGTGAGTGCGATGAACGCTTTGGCGTCCGTTGTGTCCGACGAAACCGGTCCGTATCGGCCGTCTGACGACGAGCCGTTCATGAGTGAACGGCAGCTTGCCTATTTCAAGAAAAAGCTTCTGGACTGGAAGGACGACATCCTTCGAGAGTCCAAGGGCACGGTGGTCAATCTGAAGGCCGAGACCGAAAACCACCCCGATCTGGTGGATCGGGCTTCGTCGGAATCAGATCGCGCGCTTGAGTTGCGCACCCGTGATCGTCAACGCAAGCTGATCTCCAAGATCGATGACGCCCTGCGTCGGATCGAGGACGGGTCCTACGGCTATTGCGAGGACACCGGCGAACCGATCGGCCTGGGACGTCTCGAGGCCCGCCCGACGGCGACCCTGTCGGTCGAGGCCCAGGAACGCCACGAACGCCGCGAACGCGTCCACCGCGACGACTGATCTCAGACGGGCAAGGCCGGTTCGATGTCGGTCCGGCTGAAATCGTCGCCCTTGTAGAGCAGGGGCAGGTTGCGTTCCTTCGCCAGGGCGTAGGCGAAACAGTCGCCCAGGTTCAGCCTGGCTGGCGTGCGTTTGCCGAACCTTGTCTCGGCCTCCACCGCGATCCGCGCCGTCTCTCCGCCTGCGGCAGTGATCTCAATGCGAAGAGCATCCATCAGCGCGAGCAGACTTTGCTGGCCGTCGGGGCCGAGGACGCGGCGCGCGGCGACTGTCGTCTCCCAAAACCCAAGCGGCGACAACAGCGACGGTGTTTCAACCAGCAACTTTATAAAAGCGTCTGCCTCCGGCTCGCCGGCCAGGATTGCGACCAAAGCCGACGCATCCACGACGATCACTTTGGAAGGCCGTCCTCGTCATAAAAATCGTCGTCCGTTGGCCATGTCGCCAATCTCGGCATCGCGCTGACGCGAGCCAGGATGGCTTCGACCGCCGCGCGACGGCGCGCGGCGTCTTCGGATGTTTGAGCTTCGTCCGCCGCGATGCGCTCAGCCAGCATCGTCTCCACCAGTTCGGTGATCGACTTGCCTTCGCTCTTGGCGCGTTGGCGTAGTCGTTCGGCGACTTCGGGCTTCCTGATCTGCACGGGAGCGTTCATGACGGCGATAAGTCTATCATGACGGGTGTTTCGATCCAACCCGCGCCTTGACTTCGCCGGGTTGCGGCGCGACCTAGCCGCCTCGCTTTCAAGGTCGCTATCCCATGTCCGTCAAGGTTCGTTTCGCCCCGTCGCCGACGGGTAAGTTGCACGTCGGCAATGTCCGCACCGCCCTGGTGAACTGGCTGTTCGCCAAGGGGCAGGGCGGCTCGTTCGTGCTGCGCATCGACGACACCGATCTGGCGCGCTCCACGCCCGAGTTCGAACAGGGGATCGAGGACGACCTGTCCTGGCTGGGTCTGACCTGGGACGAGCGTTACAACCAGTCCAAGCGGTTCGACCGCTACGAAGAGGCCGCCGCCAGGCTGAAGGCGTCCGGCCGGCTTTATCCCGCCTATGAGACCGCCGACGAATTGGATCGCCGTCGCAAGGTGCAGTTGTCGCGCGGCCTGCCGCCGATCTATGACCGCGCCGCGCTTGAGCTGACCGAAGATCAGAAGGCCGCCTACGAGGCCGAGGGCCGTCGCCCGCACTGGCGTTTCAAGCTGGAGGGCAAGCGGGTCGCCTGGGAAGACCTGGCGCGCGGCCATGCCGAGGTCGACACCGCCTCCATGTCCGACCCGGTCCTGATCCGCGAGGACGGCCTGTTCCTCTACACCCTGCCGTCCGTGGTCGACGACATCGACATGGCCATCAGCCACATCATCCGGGGCGAGGACCACGTCACCAACACCGGCGCCCAGATCGAGATCTTCGAAGCCCTGGGCGCGACGATTCCCGGCTTCGCCCATATGCCGTTGCTGGTCGGCGCCGACGGCGCGGCCCTGTCGAAACGTCTGGGTTCGCTGTCGATCAGCGACATGCGCGACCAGGGCTATGAGCCGATCGCCATCACCAGCCACCTGGGCCGGATCGGCACCTCGGACCCGCTGGAAGTGGCCGAGTCGGTGCAGGCTCTGGGCGCCAGTTTCGCCTTCACCAAGATGGGACGTTCGCCGGCGCGCTACGACACGGCGGACCTGGACCGGCTGAACGCCCAGGCGCTGCACGTCATGGACTACCTCACGGCCCAGCCGCGGCTACAGGCGCTGGACGCCGACCTGGGCGAGGCCTTCTGGTCGGTGGTGCGGGGCAACCTCAGCAGGTTCGCCGATGTGGTTGAAATGGCGAAGATCGTGCGCGGGCCGATCCAGCCGGTGATCGAGGACGCCGCCTTCATCGACGCCGCCGCCGCCTTGCTGCCGGAAGTGATCGACGACACCGCCTGGTCCGCTTGGACCAACGCCGTCAAGACCGAGACCGGCGCCAAGGGCAAGGCCCTGTTCATGCCGTTGCGTCTGGCCCTGACGGGTCAGGCGCATGGGCCGGACATGGCGGCCATGGCGCCGCTGATCGGTCGTGAGACCATTCAGCGGCGGCTGAAAGGCGAGGCGGCCTAAGGCCGCCCCCGCCCGATCAGGCGTTGCAGACCGCCAGTTCTTCGGCGCTCAGCTCGGTTCCCTTGTAGGTGAAGGCGGTCACGGGGCCGAACTTCTGCACCACGCGGCGGCAGGCGCGCGTCGCCGGCTGTTCCGTGCCGCCCGAGGCGGTGCAGGCCGCGCCTTCGCAGGACCAGCGGGCGCCGTCGATGATGGTGGCGCGGGCCGGCGCTTTGGCCGAATCGGCCAGGGTCAGGCGGGTGGCGGCGGGGGCCTGGGCCACGGCCGGGGCAGCCGCGAACAGGGCGGCGGCGATGAGCAGGGCGCGCATGAGCAAGTCTCCGGATTGAAGAACGGCGTCGTGCCGTCGCGCCAATGTCAGTTTTCGATAAAAACTGTCAAGACGCGCCCGCATTATTTGTTAGCGCCGATCACCTATCGGCGATCATATTGCTGCACGGCCGTGTCGGGGGCACCCTGGATCAGCACCATGGCCTCTTCCACCGACTCCGCCACCGTCCAGGCGTCAAGGAAGGAGGCGGGGGTCATGCCTTCGTCCACGCTGTGACGCATCAGGGCGAAGAAGCCTTCCCAGAAGCCGTTCAGGTTCAGGAAGACAACCGGCTTCTGGTGCAGGTCCAGCCGTTTCCACGACAGCAGTTCCACGACTTCTTCCAGGGTGCCGATGCCGCCGGGCGCGACGACGAAGGCGTCGGACTGATCGTACATCAGCTGTTTGCGCTCGTGCATCGAGGTGACGACGACGGTCTCGACCTCGTCGAACAGGCGTTCGCGGCTGCGCAGGAAGGCCGGCATGATGCCGACGACACGGCCGCCGGCGTCATGGGCGCCGCGCGCCGAGGCGCCCATCAGGCCCACGCCGCCGCCGCCATAGACCAGACGCCAGCCCGCCTCGGCGGTGGCCCTGCCGAAGGCGCGGGCGGCCTCGGTGTAGGCGGGATCGGCGCGGTCGGAAGAGCCGCAGAACAGGCAGACGGACGGGCCGTCGAAGGGCTGGATCAAAACGGGGGGCAGGGACATGGAGCCTCAACTGAACGAATGCTGGGTCGGCCCATGGCCAAACCGGCGGCGGTCGGGGTAACAGAATCCCCGGGCGCTTGGCCGCCAGCCTTATATCGTCGGGACGCAGGATGAAACGTCGGATCATCGCCATGGCCGCCGTATCCGTGACTATGGTCGCGGCCCTGTCGGCCTGTTCCCGGGACGGCGAGGGCGCGCCGCGCGCGGCGGACGCCGAGGCGACCTCCCCCTGGGTGCAGCCTCCTCATGTTCAGACCGCAAGGCGCGACGGGGCGATGATCCTGGTTCAGGGCCGGGCGGGGCCGGACGCCCGCGTGGTGCTACGCGGGGCCGACGGGGCGGCGGTGGCGGTCGGCGCCGACGCTACGGGACGATTCGAGCTGCGCGTTCCGGCCGCGCCGGGGGACATCCGGCTGACGCCCGAGGTTCAGGTCGGCGAGGACGCCGCGCCGTCTCCCGAGACTCTGGTGCTGATCCGGGGCGGGGCGGGGCCTATCGTGCTGGTCGCGGCCGGCGAGCCGACGGTGCGGCTGGACGGTCAAGGCGCGCTTGACGCGGTCGATTCCGATGGATCGGCGGTCATCGTGTCCGGCCGATCGAACGGCGCGCCCCCGGTCGTTCTGATTGACGGGGAGCGCGCGGAGGTCATGCGCGGACCGGGCGGGCGCTGGCGGGCCAGGGCGCCGGGCGGCGGGGCCGCCACGATCGACGTCGACGGGACGCGGTTCGCCTTTCCCGGATTGGGCGCCCAGTCGGACTTCACCCCGGTGCGGGCAGGCGAAGGCTGGCGACTGACCTGGCCGACGGGACCCAGCGGCCGTCAGACCGTCTGGCTTCCGGATCGCGGCGCCTAGGGCGCCGAACTTAGGAAGTTGTTAACCGAAGCGTCCAATGAAGGACCTGTCCCTTTTTGGGACGCACCATCACCGAACCTTTTTCAACCCGGCGTCCGCGTCGGGTTCTTTTTGTCTTGAGCTCAGACGGCGCGGTTGTCGATCAGCCGGGTCTTGCCCAGCCAGGCGGCGGCCAGGATGCGCGCCGGGGCGTCGACGACGCCGTCGCGGAACGGCGACAGGTCTTCGGCATGGCGAACGGCGACATAGTCGATCCGTTCGAACCCGGCCTTGAGGATGGCGGAATAGGCGTCCCGTTCGACGCCGGGCAGGGGGCGGCCCGCGGCGGCGCCGGCGGCGGCCTCGGCCAGGATCACGTTCAGGCGGCGGGCGACGGCCAGTTCGGCGTCGGACAGATAGTCGTTGCGCGAAGACAGGGCCAGACCGGTCTCATCCCGCTGGGTCGGGGCGCCGATGATCTCGACCGGCAGGTCCAGGTCGCGGACGAAGCGACGGATCACCATCAGCTGCTGATAGTCCTTCTCGCCGAACACGGCGACGTCGGGCTGGACCTGGTTGAACAGCTTGGTCACGATCAGGGCGACCCCGCCGAACATCTGGGGCCGGAAATCGCCTTCCAGCCCAAGCGCAGGCCCGGCCACGGCGACGCTGGTGGCGAAGCCCTGCGGGTACATTTCCTCCGGCGTCGGGGCGAACATCAGATGGCAGCCGGCGCCGGCCAGCAGCCGGGCGTCCTCCTCCTGACGGCGAGGATAGCGACCCAGGTCCTCGTTGGCGGCGAACTGGGTCGGATTGACGAAGTTGGAGGCCACGACGCGGTCGGCGCGGCGGCCGGCCTCGTGCACCAGGGTCAGATGGCCTTCGTGCAGGGCGCCCATGGTCGGAACCATGCCGACGGTCAGGCCTTGTCTTTTCCAGTCACGCACGACGGCGCGCAGTTCCGCCACGGTGCGGACGACGGGGAGGGACGCAGGCTCGGTCATGGTGAAGCGGTTAACCCTTTGGCTTAAGCGTGTTGATGCACCAGACTTCAAACCCTGGCGGCTAGGGTCGTGTTTATGACGCCAGCACGAGCGACCCGTCCAGTTCTGATCGCGCTTACCTTGGCCCTTCCCGGCTGTGGGGCGGCCGAGGGCGACCGCCAGAGTTTCCAGGCGATGGCCGAGCGCGTGGCCGCCATCGACATCCCGCTGGATCCCAAGGCCATCGGTCCCGGCGCGGCGTCGCGTCAGACAGCGCAGGCCCAGGGCTTGCGTCCCGCCAAATTCTCGCCCGTCCATGTGGCGGTGCTCACGCCGCATCAGATGTGGGATGCGCGGGACGTCCTGAGCCGGGGCGGCTCTCTGGCGTTGGCCGAAGACAAGAGCGAAGACGGCCTGCGCGGCGCCGTGACGCGTATGGCGGAGCCGGCGGTCGAGCCGGCCCTGCGCGCCGCTGCGCCGGTCGTGGCCAGGGCCATGGTCGAACAGGCTGTCGCGCGGAGCGAGCCGCCCAAGCTGCGCCCCGCCGTCGTTGGCGCGGGGCCGCGCGCCGAAGGCCGCATGGTCCAGCTGGGCGCCTATTCCAGCCGGGCCGGGGCGCAGGCCGCCTGGACGCAGCTGAAGGCCCGCGCCAGCCTGTCGAACCTGTCGCCGGTGTTCGAGGGCGTCGAGGTCAACGGCCGCAGCCTGACGCGGCTGAAGGTCGGGCCGATTCCGGTCGAGGCCGCGTCCGCCCTGTGCGCCGCCGCCCAGGTGGCGGACCCGTGGTGCCGCCGCGCCGGCTGAACTTGGGGCTGAAGTCCACAGCTACGCGTTAACGCCTCGTTGACGTTTGCGGCCGGTGCGCCGACTCTGCCCCGTCCGAAGGCCGCGCAGTGTTGAGTCGCGTCGGTCGCCACAGAGGGTTTCCTCCATGACGCAGCCTCACGTGATCGTCCTCGGCAACGAGAAGGGCGGGGCGGGCAAGTCCACCCTGGCGATCCATATCGTCACCGGCCTGCTGCATGCGGGGCGCTCTGTCGCGATCATCGATCTGGACCTGCGCCAGCGGTCGATGCAGCGGTTCTTCACCAATCGCCTGGCCTGGCTGGCGGCGAACAGGCAGGAATTGCCCCAGCCCTTCATGCCCGACATGGGCGACGGCAAGGCTCTGGCCAAGGGCGGGGTGGACGAGCAGATCGCCGCCTTCGAACGCGCCTTCGACGAGGCCGTGGCGGCGGGCGTGGACGCCATCCTGATCGACACCCCCGGCGGCGACACCGCCGTGTCCAGCGCGGCCCACGCGCGGGCCGACCAGATCGTGACGCCGATGAACGACAGTTTCGTCGACTTCGACCTGCTGGGCGAGGTGGACCCCGTGTCGCTGGATCTGCTGAAGCCCTCGATCTATTCCGAAAGCGTCTGGGAGGCGCGCAAGGTCCGGGCGATCAGCCAGGGCCGGAACGCCACCATCGACTGGCTGGTGGTGACCAATCGCCTGGCCGTGGCCGAGGCGCGCAACCGCAAACGCCTGGAAGAGCGGATGAACAAGCTGGCCAAACGGGTCGGCTTCCGCGTCGGGCCGGGCCTGCGCGACCGGGTCATCTATCGCGAACTGTTCCCGTTCGGCCTGACCGTCGCCGACCTGTCGAACGACATCCGTCCGGTGGCCGTGTCCCTGGCCCATGTCGCGGCGCGCCAGGAACTGCGCAACCTGATGAAGGCCATGGGTCTGGAACAGGCCCTGGCGCCTCTGGACGTGGCCGCCTGAAAGGCGATTTGACCGCATGAGCCTGATCTGGCTGGCCCTGGCGGCGATCGCCGTCTGGGCCCTGGTGCGGCTGGGCCGCCAGACCGAGCGGCGCGGCCGGGCCCATTGGCGCGTGACGGCGACCCTGCTGGGATCGGTGCTGCTGGCCGGAGGCGCCTTGTCGGCGTTTCGCGGCGCCTGGCTGTGGGCGGGCGTGCTGGCGACGGCGGGGCTGTATCTGGCCTGGTCGTCGCGCATCCGGCCCGTGGTGCGATCCGAACCGATCAGCGAAGCCGACGCCCGCGCCGTTCTGGGCGTGCGTCCCGGCGCGACCGAGGCCGAGATCCGCACGGCCTGGAAAAAGGCCATGGGCCGCGCCCACCCCGACCAGGGCGGAACCGAGGGCCTGGCGACGCGGGTCAATGCGGCGCGGGACAGGCTGTTGAGAAAGACCGGACGCGACTGATCGTCCCCGCGCTTTCGCTGCGAAGTTCATGGAGGGCTGGGCGGGGCGCCGGGCCTTCGCCCGGAGTTTTGTGTTTTGGTTACCGTTTCGACGAAGGTTTGACGCCCCGCGCGGTTGGTTGGCCTGCAAGCTCGGGGCGCCGAGCGGTGGCGGTCTTATCGCCTAACCCCATAAGCCTGCGACGGGTCGGCAGGGTCTGCGAAACCCCGTCCCGAGTGCGGCCG is a window encoding:
- a CDS encoding EAL domain-containing protein — its product is MTARLLGLAFASADALVEIDAKGSVAFALGAGPSPGQDVGALWTGKPLLDFLHEGAGAVETLLATKPGGRSPATQILIRVGTDRVRRASLRAFILPQLAPAISCSISYEGPAIALADVETPPLSDAEGFLAQAACIVEGAPGLSLAFLDIRGLECLGGEVADKVYRRIEATLQSAAAQGSSAAQITPERFAVLRPSGDTRDLAAEIVEAGRAEGVDLGAESFISSVPKGADTLCVLRAMRFAIEGCLKDDGLANPQIAFSDSLKRTFRDAEAFRSVVKSREFQVHYQPIVHLASRSVHHFEALARFSSNNNGPANAIRMAEELDLIESFDLAVAEKVLKRMRAPGAGLLKMAINVSGSSLGDDTYVEQLLHMTAGSPAERKRLIVEVTETSALADIEAANRRLAALRETGIKVCIDDFGSGAASYDYLRKLTVDAVKIDGSLVRDLETDELGRDLLRNIVELCRSMKLETIAEMIETEGVVTELKALGVEYGQGWLFGRAEAEPRTQLASAAPVRRRGAVEAWG
- a CDS encoding rod-binding protein, with product MTDLSVPTDLIRPVQGLAAGVGDATKAKIKETAEAFEASFLSQMLKPMFEGLSTDGLFGGGQGEATWRSFLLDEMAKKTVAAGGIGLAGPVMNEMLKMQEGAQ
- a CDS encoding flagellar basal body P-ring protein FlgI; the protein is MQNLLARLVAPLTAFAALGLVASPALAQSRIKDIAAVEGVRGNQLVGYGMVMGLNGTGDSLRNCPFTRQSLEGMTERLGVNIRGANANTKNMAAVMVSAELPAFATPGSRIDVNVSSMCDAKSLLGGALVVTSLQGADGQVYAVAQGSVQTGAVSASGGSGSSVTRGVPTAGRIASGASVERETGFEMSNMNEVRLNLRNPDFTTAQRVAAVVNAAYPGTALAENGTVVTLRAPGQLGMAGFISRVENLAVTVDSPAKVIIDEVNGVIVMGDAVRISRVAIAQGNLTISVDEQLSVSQPAPFSQGQTAVIPDSQVSVEEDLGTQMRIVGGGTSLSTLVNGLNALGVSPRDMISILQAIKASGALQADIEVM
- a CDS encoding flagellar assembly protein FliX, translating into MKVTGTTGPSAPTGGKPARASAGFSLGQTGATAAPSAASASAATSGVNDVSALMALQGIEGPLEKRRRAVKRGAGLLDRLDEMKMALLSGEPDEAVLQQLSRTLREDRPDDGDAGLNDLLDQIDLRASVELAKAEMRRRSSES
- the dksA gene encoding RNA polymerase-binding protein DksA — encoded protein: MNALASVVSDETGPYRPSDDEPFMSERQLAYFKKKLLDWKDDILRESKGTVVNLKAETENHPDLVDRASSESDRALELRTRDRQRKLISKIDDALRRIEDGSYGYCEDTGEPIGLGRLEARPTATLSVEAQERHERRERVHRDD
- a CDS encoding type II toxin-antitoxin system VapC family toxin; amino-acid sequence: MIVVDASALVAILAGEPEADAFIKLLVETPSLLSPLGFWETTVAARRVLGPDGQQSLLALMDALRIEITAAGGETARIAVEAETRFGKRTPARLNLGDCFAYALAKERNLPLLYKGDDFSRTDIEPALPV
- a CDS encoding type II toxin-antitoxin system VapB family antitoxin, whose translation is MDRNTRHDRLIAVMNAPVQIRKPEVAERLRQRAKSEGKSITELVETMLAERIAADEAQTSEDAARRRAAVEAILARVSAMPRLATWPTDDDFYDEDGLPK
- the gltX gene encoding glutamate--tRNA ligase, whose amino-acid sequence is MSVKVRFAPSPTGKLHVGNVRTALVNWLFAKGQGGSFVLRIDDTDLARSTPEFEQGIEDDLSWLGLTWDERYNQSKRFDRYEEAAARLKASGRLYPAYETADELDRRRKVQLSRGLPPIYDRAALELTEDQKAAYEAEGRRPHWRFKLEGKRVAWEDLARGHAEVDTASMSDPVLIREDGLFLYTLPSVVDDIDMAISHIIRGEDHVTNTGAQIEIFEALGATIPGFAHMPLLVGADGAALSKRLGSLSISDMRDQGYEPIAITSHLGRIGTSDPLEVAESVQALGASFAFTKMGRSPARYDTADLDRLNAQALHVMDYLTAQPRLQALDADLGEAFWSVVRGNLSRFADVVEMAKIVRGPIQPVIEDAAFIDAAAALLPEVIDDTAWSAWTNAVKTETGAKGKALFMPLRLALTGQAHGPDMAAMAPLIGRETIQRRLKGEAA
- a CDS encoding CC_3452 family protein, coding for MRALLIAAALFAAAPAVAQAPAATRLTLADSAKAPARATIIDGARWSCEGAACTASGGTEQPATRACRRVVQKFGPVTAFTYKGTELSAEELAVCNA
- a CDS encoding TIGR00730 family Rossman fold protein encodes the protein MSLPPVLIQPFDGPSVCLFCGSSDRADPAYTEAARAFGRATAEAGWRLVYGGGGVGLMGASARGAHDAGGRVVGIMPAFLRSRERLFDEVETVVVTSMHERKQLMYDQSDAFVVAPGGIGTLEEVVELLSWKRLDLHQKPVVFLNLNGFWEGFFALMRHSVDEGMTPASFLDAWTVAESVEEAMVLIQGAPDTAVQQYDRR
- the panC gene encoding pantoate--beta-alanine ligase; translation: MTEPASLPVVRTVAELRAVVRDWKRQGLTVGMVPTMGALHEGHLTLVHEAGRRADRVVASNFVNPTQFAANEDLGRYPRRQEEDARLLAGAGCHLMFAPTPEEMYPQGFATSVAVAGPALGLEGDFRPQMFGGVALIVTKLFNQVQPDVAVFGEKDYQQLMVIRRFVRDLDLPVEIIGAPTQRDETGLALSSRNDYLSDAELAVARRLNVILAEAAAGAAAGRPLPGVERDAYSAILKAGFERIDYVAVRHAEDLSPFRDGVVDAPARILAAAWLGKTRLIDNRAV